Proteins encoded by one window of Homoserinimonas aerilata:
- the mmsB gene encoding multiple monosaccharide ABC transporter permease: MSSTTTTPTTPSTPERKGRSRPALGVNLRQYGILAALAVIIILFQILTDGRLLYPGNINNLIQQNAYVLILAIGMVIVIIGGHIDLSVGSIVAMVGAITAIAMNNWGLPWWAAVIVALFVGALVGAWQGFWVAFVGIPAFIVTLAGMLLFRGLTLVLLTGGTISGLPDSFVDIGAGWFPAWLGEIGGRDVLTLVFGVVAVVLLVLQQARARAAQRRLDLAREPLLSFWIKMGIAAVAILSLSWLLSDYSGTPYILIILAGLILAYTFVLRNTIFGRHVYAIGGNRFAAMMSGVNTRWVDFFILTNMGLLAGLAGVVSTARAGGAVASAGTNYELDAIAAVFIGGAAVQGGVGTVVGAVIGALVMGVLNMGLSILSVDAAWQMAIKGLVLLLAVAFDIFNKRRGSR; the protein is encoded by the coding sequence TTGAGCTCGACAACAACAACACCGACGACCCCGTCAACACCGGAGAGGAAGGGGCGCAGTCGACCGGCGCTCGGCGTCAACCTGCGGCAGTACGGGATCCTCGCGGCGCTCGCCGTCATCATCATCCTGTTCCAGATCCTCACCGATGGGCGGTTGCTCTACCCGGGCAACATCAACAACCTCATCCAGCAGAACGCCTACGTCCTGATCCTCGCCATCGGCATGGTCATCGTGATCATCGGCGGGCACATCGATCTGTCGGTCGGTTCGATCGTGGCCATGGTCGGCGCCATCACGGCCATCGCGATGAACAACTGGGGCCTGCCCTGGTGGGCTGCCGTCATCGTCGCCCTGTTCGTGGGTGCGCTTGTCGGTGCCTGGCAGGGATTCTGGGTGGCATTCGTCGGAATCCCGGCGTTCATCGTCACCCTCGCGGGCATGCTGTTGTTCCGCGGGCTCACCCTCGTTCTGCTCACCGGCGGAACGATCAGCGGGCTGCCGGACAGCTTCGTCGACATCGGCGCGGGGTGGTTCCCGGCGTGGCTCGGCGAGATCGGCGGCCGCGACGTGCTCACGCTCGTCTTCGGTGTGGTCGCGGTCGTCCTCCTCGTGCTGCAGCAGGCTCGTGCTCGCGCAGCGCAGCGTCGTCTCGACCTCGCACGCGAGCCGTTGCTCTCGTTCTGGATCAAGATGGGCATCGCCGCGGTCGCGATTCTCTCGCTCTCATGGCTGCTCAGCGACTATTCGGGAACCCCGTACATCCTGATCATCCTGGCGGGGCTGATCCTCGCCTACACCTTCGTGCTTCGTAACACGATCTTCGGTCGCCACGTGTACGCCATAGGAGGCAACCGCTTCGCGGCGATGATGAGCGGCGTGAACACCCGGTGGGTCGACTTCTTCATCCTCACCAACATGGGCCTCCTTGCAGGCCTTGCCGGTGTGGTCTCGACCGCCCGCGCCGGAGGAGCGGTCGCATCGGCAGGAACGAACTATGAGCTGGATGCGATCGCGGCGGTGTTCATCGGCGGCGCGGCGGTGCAGGGTGGTGTCGGCACCGTTGTCGGCGCCGTGATCGGGGCGCTCGTCATGGGCGTGCTGAACATGGGTCTGTCGATCCTCTCCGTGGATGCCGCGTGGCAGATGGCCATCAAGGGTCTGGTCCTGCTTCTGGCAGTCGCCTTCGACATCTTCAACAAGCGGCGCGGCTCGAGGTAG
- the mmsA gene encoding multiple monosaccharide ABC transporter ATP-binding protein encodes MESSSILAMTGITMTFGPVKALEDVSITVRRGEVHGICGENGAGKSTLMKVLSGVYPAGSYEGDIRFDGKDAAYRSINDSERDGIVIIHQELALSPYLSIAENLFLGNEQHRRGVIDWNATNSRAAELLDRVGLRENPATPVLELGVGKQQLVEIAKALSKNVKLLILDEPTAALNDEDSTHLLGLIEQLRAQGITCIIISHKLKEIKRIADSVTIIRDGRMIESFSMSEPDATEGRIIRSMVGRDLNNLFPPRDPDIGEEVLRVEDWTVHHPVDTARKVVDGASFTVHAGEIVGFAGLMGAGRTELAMSVFGRSYGTKISGRIYKRGTEIQMRTVGEAIKHGLAYATEDRKRYGLNLISDIAENISSAALGKLSRWSVVNRNREYKVADSYRQKMNIKAPSVSAITGKLSGGNQQKVVLSKWIFTGPDVLILDEPTRGIDVGAKYEIYGIINELAAQGKAVIVISSELPELLGLSDRIYAISEGRLTGEVARADATQEVLMKYMTAGKD; translated from the coding sequence ATGGAGTCATCCAGCATTCTGGCGATGACCGGAATCACCATGACGTTCGGCCCGGTGAAGGCACTCGAAGACGTGTCCATCACGGTGCGTCGCGGCGAGGTGCACGGCATCTGCGGAGAGAACGGTGCGGGCAAGTCGACGCTCATGAAGGTACTGAGTGGCGTCTACCCCGCCGGCAGCTACGAAGGCGACATCCGATTCGACGGCAAGGATGCCGCCTACCGCTCGATCAACGACAGCGAGCGTGACGGGATCGTCATCATCCATCAGGAGCTGGCCCTCAGCCCCTACCTCTCCATCGCCGAGAACCTCTTCCTCGGCAACGAGCAGCACAGGCGCGGCGTCATCGACTGGAACGCCACCAACAGCAGAGCGGCCGAACTGCTCGACCGTGTGGGCCTTCGTGAGAACCCGGCGACGCCCGTGCTCGAACTCGGGGTCGGCAAGCAGCAACTCGTCGAGATCGCCAAGGCGCTGTCGAAGAACGTCAAGCTGCTCATCCTCGACGAGCCGACCGCTGCGCTCAATGACGAGGACTCGACCCACCTGCTCGGACTGATCGAGCAGCTGCGCGCCCAGGGCATCACCTGCATCATCATCTCGCACAAGCTCAAGGAGATTAAGCGCATCGCAGACAGCGTGACGATCATCCGCGACGGCAGGATGATCGAAAGCTTCTCGATGTCGGAACCCGACGCCACTGAGGGTCGCATCATCCGTTCGATGGTCGGGCGCGACCTCAACAACCTGTTCCCGCCCCGCGACCCAGACATCGGTGAGGAGGTGCTGCGGGTCGAGGACTGGACGGTGCACCACCCGGTCGACACCGCCCGCAAGGTAGTCGACGGGGCATCGTTCACGGTGCATGCCGGCGAGATCGTCGGCTTCGCCGGACTCATGGGGGCGGGCCGCACGGAGCTGGCGATGAGCGTCTTCGGCCGCTCCTACGGCACGAAGATCTCCGGCCGCATCTACAAGCGCGGAACCGAGATCCAGATGCGCACCGTCGGCGAAGCCATCAAGCATGGTCTCGCCTATGCGACCGAAGACCGCAAACGCTACGGCCTCAACCTCATCAGCGACATCGCCGAGAACATCTCGTCAGCCGCACTGGGCAAGCTGTCGCGCTGGAGTGTCGTCAACCGCAACCGCGAGTACAAGGTCGCCGACTCGTATCGCCAGAAGATGAACATCAAGGCGCCGTCGGTCTCCGCCATCACCGGCAAGCTCTCGGGCGGCAACCAGCAGAAGGTCGTGCTGTCGAAGTGGATCTTCACGGGGCCGGATGTGCTCATCCTCGACGAGCCCACACGAGGCATCGACGTCGGTGCGAAGTACGAGATCTACGGCATCATCAACGAACTCGCCGCCCAGGGCAAGGCCGTCATCGTCATCTCATCGGAACTCCCTGAGCTGCTCGGGCTCTCGGACCGAATCTACGCAATATCCGAAGGACGGCTGACGGGCGAGGTAGCCCGGGCCGACGCTACGCAGGAAGTGCTCATGAAGTACATGACTGCGGGAAAGGACTGA